One window from the genome of Candidatus Synechococcus calcipolaris G9 encodes:
- the lysS gene encoding lysine--tRNA ligase has product MSDSGSTRDEIRATRVEKVATIRQLGLNPYAYQWQRSHSALTLQETYGELPPGETVDVQVQVAGRIMARRVFGKLAFFTIQDESGSIQLYLDKKEIQAHMGDRQAQAFNDLKHLTDVGDFIGAIGTIKRTEKGELSVYVQEYTILTKSLLPLPDKWHGLTDVEKRYRQRYVDLIVNPEVRDTFRKRALITAAIRRYLEDQGFIEIETPVLQSEAGGAEARPFTTYHNTLEMPLYLRIATELHLKRLIVGGFEKVFEMGRIFRNEGISTRHNPEFTSIELYQAYADYTDMMTLTEAIVCEAAKTVLGTLNIHYQGQDIDLTPPWRRVTMHDLVKDVTGFDFQGFSSLGEAQEAAAAIGVKTTSKGSTMGRILNEVFEEKVEATLIQPTFVLDYPVEISPLAKPHRDRSGLVERFELFIVGREHANSFSELTDPLDQRDRLEAQAARKAAGDLEAHNVDEDFLMALEQGMPPTGGLGIGIDRLVMLLTNAASIRDVIAFPLLRPDTH; this is encoded by the coding sequence ATGAGTGATTCTGGCTCTACCCGTGATGAGATTCGGGCGACTCGAGTTGAAAAGGTGGCAACAATCCGCCAATTGGGCTTAAATCCCTATGCCTATCAATGGCAGCGCAGTCATTCTGCCTTGACGCTTCAAGAGACCTATGGAGAACTCCCCCCCGGTGAAACCGTTGATGTCCAGGTTCAGGTGGCGGGCCGGATCATGGCCCGGCGGGTCTTTGGCAAGTTGGCGTTTTTCACGATTCAGGATGAAAGTGGTTCGATTCAACTTTACCTAGATAAAAAAGAAATCCAGGCCCACATGGGCGATCGCCAGGCCCAGGCCTTTAATGATTTGAAGCATTTAACGGATGTGGGGGATTTCATCGGGGCGATCGGCACCATCAAGCGCACGGAAAAGGGAGAGCTTTCGGTGTATGTCCAGGAGTACACCATCCTAACCAAGTCCCTGTTACCCCTACCTGATAAGTGGCATGGCCTGACGGATGTGGAAAAACGGTATCGCCAACGCTACGTGGATCTGATTGTGAATCCAGAGGTGCGGGATACCTTTCGCAAGCGGGCCCTCATCACAGCGGCAATTCGCCGTTATTTAGAGGATCAGGGTTTTATTGAAATTGAAACCCCGGTCTTGCAGTCCGAAGCTGGGGGTGCGGAGGCCCGGCCCTTTACCACCTATCACAACACCCTAGAGATGCCGCTCTATCTGCGGATTGCCACGGAGTTACACCTGAAGCGGTTGATCGTGGGGGGCTTTGAAAAGGTTTTTGAGATGGGCCGGATTTTTCGCAATGAAGGTATTTCCACCCGTCACAACCCTGAATTTACGTCCATTGAACTCTACCAGGCCTATGCCGACTACACCGATATGATGACCCTGACGGAGGCGATCGTCTGTGAGGCAGCAAAAACGGTTTTAGGAACCCTCAATATTCACTACCAAGGCCAGGACATTGACTTAACCCCTCCTTGGCGACGAGTGACCATGCATGATTTGGTCAAAGATGTCACGGGCTTCGATTTTCAAGGATTTTCCAGTCTTGGGGAAGCCCAAGAAGCAGCGGCGGCCATCGGTGTCAAAACCACCTCCAAGGGAAGTACGATGGGCCGGATTCTCAATGAGGTTTTTGAAGAAAAAGTTGAAGCCACTCTTATTCAGCCCACATTTGTCCTGGATTATCCCGTGGAAATTTCGCCCCTCGCTAAGCCCCACCGCGATCGCTCCGGCTTAGTGGAACGATTTGAACTCTTTATTGTGGGCCGGGAGCACGCCAATAGTTTTTCTGAGTTAACGGATCCCCTGGATCAGCGCGATCGCCTAGAGGCCCAAGCCGCCCGCAAAGCCGCTGGAGATTTAGAGGCCCACAACGTTGATGAAGATTTCCTGATGGCCCTAGAGCAGGGAATGCCCCCCACCGGCGGATTAGGGATTGGCATCGATCGCCTAGTCATGTTATTGACCAATGCCGCCAGTATTCGAGATGTAATTGCCTTTCCCTTGCTCCGACCCGATACTCATTAA
- the glnA gene encoding type I glutamate--ammonia ligase, whose product MATPQEILSLINEKYELIDLKFIDMPGTWQHLTLHKSQIDESSFTEGVAFDGSSIRGWKAINESDMAMIPDPNTAWQDPFMKEPTLSMICTIVDPRTGILYDRCPRAIATRAIEYLKTSGIGDTAFFGPEAEFFIFDDVRYDQNQKSGYYFVDSSEGVWNTGREEAGGNLGYKIRGKEGYFPVAPTDTLQDMRTEMLLTMAQCGVAIEKHHHEVATGGQCELGIKFSTLIEAADWLMIYKYAVKNVARKYGKVATFMPKPVFNDNGSGMHTHQSIWKDGNPMFWGDGYANLSQEALWYIGGILKHAPALLAFTNPTTNSYKRLVPGFEAPVNLAYSQGNRSASVRIPLTGTNPKAKRLEFRCPDAMSNPYMAFAAMLCAGIDGIKNQIDPGSPLDVDIYDLSPDELAKIPSTPGSLMAALQNLQTDHDFLTTGGVFSEDFILNWIQYKLDTEVIPLSLRPHPYEFSLYFDA is encoded by the coding sequence ATGGCAACGCCCCAAGAAATACTTAGTTTGATCAACGAAAAGTATGAATTAATCGACTTGAAGTTTATTGATATGCCGGGAACCTGGCAGCACCTAACGCTTCACAAAAGTCAGATTGACGAGAGTTCTTTCACCGAGGGGGTCGCATTTGATGGCTCCAGTATTCGCGGATGGAAGGCAATTAATGAATCTGACATGGCGATGATTCCGGATCCAAATACCGCTTGGCAGGATCCGTTCATGAAAGAGCCGACCCTGAGTATGATCTGCACGATTGTTGATCCCCGCACTGGGATACTCTACGATCGCTGTCCTCGGGCCATTGCTACCCGGGCGATCGAGTACCTCAAAACCAGCGGCATTGGTGACACGGCATTTTTTGGCCCAGAAGCGGAATTTTTCATCTTTGATGATGTGCGCTATGACCAAAACCAAAAATCTGGCTACTACTTTGTGGATAGTAGTGAAGGGGTTTGGAACACGGGACGGGAAGAAGCCGGTGGAAACCTAGGATATAAAATCCGTGGCAAGGAAGGTTACTTCCCCGTTGCCCCCACCGATACCCTCCAGGATATGCGGACAGAGATGCTGCTAACCATGGCCCAATGCGGTGTGGCAATTGAAAAGCATCACCATGAAGTGGCAACGGGTGGTCAATGTGAGTTAGGGATCAAGTTCAGTACCCTGATTGAAGCAGCGGACTGGTTGATGATCTACAAGTACGCGGTGAAAAATGTTGCCCGCAAGTACGGCAAAGTTGCCACCTTCATGCCCAAGCCAGTGTTTAACGACAATGGTTCGGGGATGCACACCCACCAATCCATTTGGAAGGATGGAAATCCGATGTTTTGGGGGGATGGCTATGCCAATTTGAGTCAGGAGGCTCTTTGGTACATTGGCGGGATTTTGAAGCATGCGCCGGCCCTACTGGCTTTCACTAACCCAACGACTAACTCCTACAAGCGACTGGTTCCTGGTTTTGAAGCTCCGGTGAACCTGGCCTATTCCCAAGGAAATCGCTCGGCTTCGGTGCGGATTCCCCTGACGGGTACCAATCCCAAGGCAAAGCGTTTGGAGTTCCGTTGTCCTGATGCCATGAGTAACCCCTATATGGCCTTTGCAGCTATGCTCTGTGCCGGGATTGATGGGATCAAAAATCAAATTGATCCCGGTAGCCCCTTGGATGTAGATATTTATGATCTCAGCCCTGATGAACTGGCTAAAATTCCATCCACACCGGGTTCCTTGATGGCAGCCCTACAAAACCTGCAAACCGATCATGACTTCCTAACCACTGGCGGTGTATTTAGTGAAGACTTTATCCTCAATTGGATTCAGTACAAGCTAGATACGGAGGTAATCCCCCTATCTCTGCGGCCCCATCCCTACGAGTTCTCTTTGTACTTTGATGCTTAG
- a CDS encoding DUF2127 domain-containing protein, translating into MKHSWVLKLAIAKKILFALGLLALSGVSAFSWRNYDTVTLWASEHVLTAEFSLVRWGLTLIEQASLPELKLVARVAGLYGALVLVAAAGVWYGRLWAYILLTLLVASLLPLEFRELWQDLTWETSLLVIINLAIFLYFGYETWEISRTSNHISH; encoded by the coding sequence ATGAAGCACTCTTGGGTTTTGAAGTTGGCGATCGCCAAGAAGATCCTTTTTGCCCTGGGGTTATTGGCCCTGTCTGGGGTATCGGCCTTTAGCTGGCGAAATTACGATACGGTAACGCTTTGGGCAAGCGAACATGTTTTAACTGCAGAATTCTCCCTTGTCCGCTGGGGATTAACCCTTATCGAGCAAGCGTCATTACCTGAATTAAAGCTTGTTGCCCGCGTTGCTGGCCTCTATGGTGCCTTGGTTTTAGTGGCTGCGGCGGGGGTCTGGTATGGTCGGCTTTGGGCGTACATCCTATTGACCCTTTTGGTGGCATCTTTGTTGCCCCTAGAATTCCGCGAGCTATGGCAGGACTTAACCTGGGAAACCAGTCTCCTTGTGATCATTAATCTGGCAATTTTTCTCTACTTTGGCTATGAAACCTGGGAAATCAGTCGCACGTCGAACCATATTTCACATTGA
- the apcB gene encoding allophycocyanin subunit beta has product MRDAVTTLIKNYDSTGRYLDRDAVDSLRSYFTTGTVRVKAAALINADAAAIVKEAGSALFAEQPELIQPGGNAYTTRRYATCLRDMDYYLRYATYALVAGDVDVLNERVLEGLRETYNSLGVPIGPTVRGIQIMKDLIKERLGNAGVEDTSVIDQPFDHISRQLSEINI; this is encoded by the coding sequence ATGCGTGATGCCGTCACCACTCTAATTAAAAACTACGATTCCACGGGACGCTATCTAGATCGGGATGCAGTGGATAGCTTGCGCTCGTACTTTACGACTGGAACGGTTCGGGTGAAAGCTGCGGCACTAATTAACGCTGATGCTGCGGCTATTGTCAAAGAAGCCGGTTCAGCCCTCTTTGCCGAGCAACCGGAATTAATTCAACCGGGCGGTAATGCCTATACCACCCGTCGCTACGCCACCTGTCTACGGGATATGGATTACTACCTGCGCTATGCCACCTATGCCTTGGTTGCGGGTGATGTAGATGTGCTGAATGAGCGAGTCCTAGAGGGGCTACGGGAAACCTATAATTCCTTAGGGGTACCCATTGGGCCAACGGTGCGGGGTATTCAGATCATGAAAGACCTGATCAAAGAACGTTTAGGAAATGCTGGAGTGGAAGACACGAGTGTCATCGATCAGCCCTTTGATCACATCAGCCGTCAGTTGAGTGAAATTAATATCTAA
- a CDS encoding DUF29 domain-containing protein has product MSHTQNLISLYEQDILLWSEDTVNKLKARDFDHLDIEHLIEEVEGLGISQKKELISRLIVLLEHLLKRLYVNLPNEYNGWERTIRTQRGELEILLDAAPSLSSRWETSFNKAWKIALKNVSKEYPNVIFPQEWMSDRSIEPMLNNDVWLESHGENGKTA; this is encoded by the coding sequence GTGTCCCATACTCAGAACCTAATCTCCCTCTATGAGCAAGATATTTTGTTGTGGTCTGAAGATACAGTTAACAAGCTGAAGGCGCGGGACTTTGATCATCTAGATATTGAGCATTTGATCGAAGAGGTAGAGGGATTGGGAATTTCCCAAAAGAAGGAGTTGATTAGTCGTCTCATTGTTTTATTGGAACATTTATTGAAACGGTTATACGTGAACTTACCCAATGAATACAATGGTTGGGAACGAACGATTCGGACTCAACGAGGTGAGCTAGAAATTTTGTTGGACGCTGCGCCCAGCCTGAGTAGTCGATGGGAAACTAGTTTTAACAAGGCTTGGAAAATTGCCTTAAAGAACGTCTCTAAGGAATACCCTAACGTTATTTTTCCTCAAGAGTGGATGAGCGATCGCTCAATCGAACCAATGCTGAATAATGACGTTTGGCTGGAATCCCATGGAGAGAACGGTAAAACCGCCTGA
- a CDS encoding sulfurtransferase translates to METKLLELATHTHIISAQWLHNHLEDPDLVIFDCRFDLMDGDRGEQAYRQEHIPGAHYLHLNRDLSGPLGQHGGRHPLPNPQTLAETLNQRGVTPTSQVIAYDNSRFAFAARLWWLLRWLGHDAVAILDGGYGAYKAAGYPTCSQIPELKAPNALPFIPQVRQDWVVARSGVEAAQKNPKTVILDAREPQRYRGEVEPIDPIAGHIPGALNYPWKAITNDQGFLESQEILTQHWQDIQNYEQVIVYCGSGVTACVDLLGLAQVGLDHGQLYAGSWSDWCSYST, encoded by the coding sequence ATGGAGACGAAATTGCTAGAATTGGCAACCCATACCCATATCATTAGTGCCCAATGGCTCCATAACCACTTGGAGGATCCGGATCTCGTTATTTTTGACTGTCGCTTTGATCTGATGGATGGCGATCGCGGTGAACAAGCCTACCGCCAGGAACACATCCCCGGTGCCCATTACCTCCATCTGAATCGGGACTTATCGGGGCCGCTGGGGCAACATGGTGGACGACACCCCCTACCCAACCCCCAAACCTTGGCTGAGACCCTCAATCAGCGGGGGGTAACGCCTACTAGCCAGGTTATTGCCTACGATAATTCCCGTTTTGCCTTTGCCGCTCGGCTTTGGTGGTTACTGCGCTGGCTAGGTCATGATGCCGTGGCCATCCTAGATGGGGGCTACGGTGCCTATAAAGCTGCCGGGTATCCTACCTGTTCACAGATTCCAGAACTAAAAGCACCGAACGCTTTGCCCTTTATTCCCCAGGTTCGCCAGGATTGGGTGGTCGCTCGCTCCGGGGTAGAGGCTGCCCAGAAAAACCCAAAGACAGTGATTCTAGATGCACGGGAACCTCAACGCTATCGTGGCGAAGTCGAACCCATTGATCCCATTGCCGGTCACATTCCAGGGGCCCTCAACTATCCTTGGAAGGCCATTACCAATGACCAAGGCTTCCTGGAATCCCAGGAAATACTAACCCAACATTGGCAAGACATCCAAAACTATGAGCAGGTAATTGTCTATTGCGGCTCTGGAGTCACTGCCTGCGTGGATCTGCTAGGACTTGCCCAAGTTGGCCTTGACCACGGACAACTTTATGCCGGTAGCTGGAGCGATTGGTGTTCCTACTCAACCTAG
- the ppk1 gene encoding polyphosphate kinase 1, producing the protein MPARKTIDLKNRQYYFNRSLSWLEFNKRVLHEAFDPRTPLLERLKFMAIFSANLDEFFMVRVAGLKQQVESNILQGGADGMLPQEQLEAVRDYLLPVVKEQHRFFDQDLRSKLAQAGIFLVRFPELKPEQQAYLTNYFETQIFPVLTPLAVDPAHPFPYISSLSLNLAVLVRDQTTGEERLARVKVPNGFPRFIDLPTDLGKKDKKDEYAGAHWLGVPLEEVIAHNLVSLFPGMEVLAYYPFRITRSADLELETDKADDLLIAIEQEIRKRRFGSVVRLEVQNGIPPLLKQTLMEEMDLQEMDVYELEGLLCLNGLFSFLGLPLPEHKDPDWHPLVPSSFHRVEERESFFASDNEVKTLGTDYWESTAAELFSLIREGDILVHHPYHSFAATVQRFITLAAHDPQVLAIKMTLYRTSGDSPIVSALIKAAENGKQVAVLVELKARFDEENNILWARKLEKVGVHVVYGVPGLKTHTKTVLVVRQEPGGIRRYVHIGTGNYNPKTAGLYEDLGLFSCQDALGADLSELFNVLTGYSRQRSYRKLLVAPVTMRDRMMELIQREIAHAQAGGQGRIIAKMNAITDTQLIQALYQASQAGVSIDLIIRGMCCLRPGVKGVSENIRVISVIGRFLEHSRIFYFENNGSPEYFIGSADWRSRNLDRRVEAIVPIEDPAIGGQLKELLDLILADHRQAWELQLDGSYRQRQPAEGTPGQGTHQMLMDRALKEQALH; encoded by the coding sequence ATGCCTGCGCGTAAGACGATTGATCTCAAAAACCGCCAATACTATTTCAACCGTTCCCTAAGCTGGCTTGAGTTTAATAAGCGGGTACTCCATGAAGCCTTTGATCCGCGGACACCGTTGCTGGAACGGCTCAAGTTTATGGCTATTTTCAGTGCCAATCTGGACGAATTTTTCATGGTGCGGGTGGCCGGTCTCAAACAACAGGTGGAAAGCAATATTCTCCAAGGGGGTGCGGATGGAATGCTCCCCCAAGAGCAACTAGAGGCCGTGCGGGACTATCTGCTGCCCGTGGTCAAGGAACAGCACCGCTTTTTTGATCAAGACCTGCGATCGAAGTTGGCCCAAGCAGGAATTTTTCTGGTACGCTTCCCAGAATTAAAACCCGAACAGCAGGCCTACCTGACTAACTACTTTGAAACCCAAATTTTTCCGGTTTTAACCCCCCTAGCGGTGGATCCAGCCCATCCCTTTCCCTATATTTCCAGTCTTAGTCTGAATTTAGCTGTCCTCGTGCGGGATCAAACCACCGGGGAAGAACGGTTAGCGCGGGTGAAGGTTCCCAATGGCTTTCCCCGCTTTATTGATCTACCGACCGATCTGGGCAAAAAAGATAAAAAAGATGAGTATGCTGGGGCCCATTGGCTAGGGGTTCCCCTAGAGGAGGTGATTGCCCACAATTTAGTATCTCTCTTTCCGGGAATGGAAGTCCTAGCCTACTACCCCTTTCGGATTACCCGTAGTGCGGATCTGGAGTTAGAAACAGATAAGGCCGACGATCTCCTGATTGCGATCGAGCAAGAAATCCGTAAACGCCGCTTTGGTTCGGTGGTGCGCCTAGAGGTGCAAAACGGCATTCCCCCCCTGCTGAAACAAACCCTCATGGAGGAAATGGACTTACAGGAGATGGATGTCTATGAGCTAGAGGGACTGCTCTGTCTAAATGGTCTGTTTTCCTTTTTAGGACTGCCCCTGCCGGAGCATAAAGACCCCGATTGGCATCCCCTCGTTCCCAGTAGTTTTCATCGAGTGGAGGAACGGGAATCTTTCTTTGCCTCTGACAATGAAGTGAAGACCCTGGGCACGGATTATTGGGAATCAACGGCAGCAGAACTATTTAGCCTGATCCGGGAAGGGGATATTTTAGTCCATCATCCCTACCATTCCTTTGCGGCTACGGTGCAGCGATTTATTACCTTGGCTGCCCATGATCCCCAGGTACTAGCCATTAAAATGACCCTGTATCGCACCTCTGGGGATTCCCCCATTGTCAGTGCCTTAATTAAAGCGGCGGAGAATGGCAAGCAGGTGGCAGTGTTAGTAGAACTCAAGGCTCGTTTTGATGAAGAAAATAATATTCTCTGGGCCCGGAAGCTAGAAAAAGTGGGGGTTCATGTGGTCTATGGCGTGCCGGGCTTAAAAACCCATACCAAAACAGTTTTGGTGGTGCGCCAGGAGCCGGGGGGGATTCGCCGCTATGTACATATTGGTACGGGTAATTACAATCCCAAGACGGCGGGGCTTTATGAGGATCTGGGGTTATTTTCCTGCCAGGATGCCCTAGGGGCAGATTTAAGTGAACTGTTTAATGTTTTAACGGGCTATTCTCGCCAACGCAGCTATCGCAAACTTTTGGTGGCTCCAGTGACAATGCGCGATCGCATGATGGAATTGATTCAGCGAGAAATAGCCCATGCCCAAGCTGGTGGCCAAGGGCGAATTATTGCCAAAATGAACGCGATTACCGACACCCAATTGATCCAGGCTCTCTACCAAGCCTCCCAAGCGGGAGTGAGCATTGATCTGATTATTCGCGGGATGTGTTGCCTGCGGCCGGGGGTGAAGGGGGTGAGTGAAAACATTCGCGTGATCAGTGTCATTGGTCGCTTTTTAGAGCATTCCCGCATCTTCTACTTTGAAAACAATGGCTCACCGGAATATTTTATTGGCAGTGCCGACTGGCGATCGCGGAATTTAGACCGACGGGTGGAAGCCATTGTCCCCATTGAAGACCCGGCGATCGGTGGCCAACTCAAGGAACTTTTGGATTTAATCCTGGCGGATCATCGTCAGGCCTGGGAACTACAGCTAGATGGCAGCTACCGCCAACGCCAACCCGCTGAGGGTACCCCCGGTCAAGGAACCCACCAGATGTTGATGGATAGGGCCCTCAAGGAACAGGCATTGCATTAA
- a CDS encoding phytoene/squalene synthase family protein codes for MVQMVLETPVSVKTAEKFCQEILPEVSRTFAISIRFLPGTLGRAVLVAYLICRIADTIEDDPLASITAKTALLDHLLECFDSPSLANHYGHTARGVQGEAAHVRLVENTNLVFAMYRNLPIASQQHVRRWVSEMVHGMKKFVTVHPQGIRIQTLAEYKEYCYYVAGTVGYLLTDLWQEHSLSIGANEYQVLLKRCGEFGEALQTVNILKDIAWDAEHENSIYVPQDALIAQGSSHQLLLSPDHLAQNHAAIKELIALAWHDLDQAQEYLLSVPKAAVPIRLFCVLPLLFAYATLRDLTQSTAMLQPGGSVKISRAEVKSLMLMGPISILSNHTLRWLIAQVRQKPFILPTQVNSAS; via the coding sequence ATGGTACAGATGGTGCTGGAGACTCCAGTTTCTGTAAAAACCGCAGAAAAATTCTGCCAGGAAATTTTGCCAGAGGTGTCACGCACCTTTGCCATTAGTATTCGTTTTTTGCCAGGTACCCTAGGTCGGGCCGTTCTGGTGGCCTATCTCATTTGCCGCATTGCCGACACCATTGAAGATGATCCCCTTGCCAGCATCACGGCTAAGACAGCCCTTTTAGATCATTTACTAGAATGTTTTGACAGCCCTTCCCTAGCCAATCACTATGGCCATACGGCCCGGGGAGTCCAAGGGGAGGCAGCCCACGTTCGCTTAGTCGAAAACACCAACCTTGTCTTTGCCATGTATCGGAATTTGCCCATAGCATCCCAGCAGCATGTGCGGCGATGGGTGAGTGAAATGGTTCACGGCATGAAAAAATTTGTGACGGTTCATCCCCAGGGGATTCGGATTCAAACCCTAGCAGAATACAAGGAATATTGCTACTACGTTGCTGGAACCGTAGGCTATTTACTTACTGACCTATGGCAAGAGCATTCCCTCAGTATTGGTGCCAACGAATATCAAGTCCTATTGAAGCGTTGTGGCGAATTTGGGGAGGCCCTGCAAACCGTCAATATTCTTAAGGACATTGCCTGGGATGCAGAGCATGAAAACTCAATTTATGTGCCCCAGGATGCACTGATTGCCCAAGGGAGTAGTCACCAACTGCTCCTAAGTCCTGATCACCTAGCACAAAACCATGCAGCCATTAAGGAACTCATTGCCCTAGCATGGCATGACCTCGATCAAGCCCAGGAATATTTACTCTCAGTGCCCAAGGCAGCGGTTCCGATTCGCTTATTTTGTGTGTTGCCTCTCTTGTTTGCCTATGCCACCCTGCGGGATTTGACCCAATCTACGGCCATGCTACAGCCGGGAGGGTCGGTGAAAATTAGCCGGGCCGAAGTTAAGTCCTTGATGTTGATGGGGCCCATTTCGATTTTGAGTAACCACACCCTGCGTTGGTTGATTGCCCAGGTACGGCAAAAACCCTTTATTCTGCCTACTCAGGTCAATTCTGCATCTTAG
- a CDS encoding DUF3370 domain-containing protein yields the protein MLAPMILAQAAPHLPPQQLPGLERQQHPAPRLSAPTAPSANTFNPVQAPRTPSPRIAPAQPAPPVAAPAPPPTAAIANPNPGQMAYLPQEIRSLPGSLDDIPVFNSNSPEMVRTEGILLSTFPPQGKWQPAAHLNYPLQGRFDVFSHHITQSNRAVSTPTLYLGLLAHNPSNRAVTINFYQAASFLSTPDAPFRSLPAVMDNPIGYVFSGPGSRVTNQVLRGVRQTFFPSQIVIPAGESRMLSNLPLPLPTRFPNAVTNRARAEFAISENGEVLPHLPVIADPHPFGEVSSSNGRSTLMHLESNGPVYLAKMSAYARVNPDGTEYAPGLEDWIAMLNRGQLVTPRDIPPSSPDSNPARFFYGRVAGVSRGSQWRANITDDGSSDRLTIPSTGRAVSYGLSTLHRGTLGTGQVQSAPMLARYPDTAYFAHGNYGVHYSLTLPLVNDSRSLQSVALTVQTPLKQDHSPTSLQFLDPPAPQVFFRGTVRVSYADDLGMPQQRYVHLVQRRGQRGEPLVTLNLRPGEQRPVQVDFLYPPDATPPQVLTVATLPNPSYGGTTRIPPTPSPSPSGSDALSLTPSNPTQ from the coding sequence ATGCTTGCTCCGATGATCTTGGCCCAAGCGGCCCCCCACTTACCACCCCAGCAATTACCGGGTCTTGAGCGACAACAACATCCTGCTCCGCGTCTATCGGCTCCGACAGCTCCGTCTGCTAATACTTTTAATCCGGTTCAGGCACCACGGACACCTTCCCCCAGGATCGCTCCAGCCCAGCCAGCCCCACCCGTAGCGGCCCCGGCTCCACCACCAACGGCGGCGATCGCCAATCCCAACCCTGGCCAAATGGCTTATTTACCCCAGGAAATTCGTTCCTTGCCCGGCAGCCTGGATGACATTCCGGTGTTCAATAGCAATAGCCCGGAAATGGTTCGCACTGAGGGAATTCTACTCTCGACCTTTCCTCCCCAGGGCAAATGGCAGCCGGCGGCTCATCTGAACTATCCGCTCCAGGGTCGCTTTGATGTGTTTTCCCACCACATTACCCAATCCAACCGGGCCGTGAGTACCCCCACCCTATATTTAGGACTATTGGCCCATAATCCCAGCAATCGGGCGGTAACGATTAATTTTTACCAGGCGGCTAGTTTTCTCAGTACACCGGATGCCCCCTTCCGTAGTTTGCCTGCCGTCATGGACAATCCCATTGGTTATGTTTTTTCCGGCCCCGGCAGTCGGGTGACCAATCAGGTGTTGCGGGGCGTGCGGCAAACCTTCTTTCCCTCCCAAATTGTGATTCCCGCTGGCGAAAGTCGGATGTTGAGCAATCTACCCCTGCCCCTACCCACCCGCTTCCCCAATGCCGTCACAAATCGGGCCCGGGCTGAATTCGCCATCAGTGAAAACGGTGAGGTTCTTCCCCATTTACCCGTGATTGCTGATCCCCACCCCTTTGGCGAGGTGTCTTCCTCCAATGGCCGCTCCACCTTGATGCACCTAGAGAGCAATGGCCCGGTCTATTTGGCCAAGATGTCCGCCTATGCTCGGGTGAATCCCGATGGCACAGAATACGCCCCCGGTCTGGAGGATTGGATTGCCATGCTCAACCGAGGTCAACTGGTTACACCCCGGGATATTCCCCCCAGTTCCCCAGATAGTAATCCGGCCCGCTTTTTCTATGGTCGGGTGGCGGGGGTTAGTCGGGGTTCCCAGTGGCGAGCCAATATTACCGATGATGGCAGCAGCGATCGCCTCACCATTCCCAGTACAGGTCGGGCCGTATCCTATGGTTTAAGTACCTTGCACCGGGGAACATTGGGAACAGGTCAGGTTCAAAGCGCGCCCATGCTGGCCCGTTATCCAGATACGGCCTACTTTGCCCATGGCAATTATGGGGTTCATTACAGCTTAACTCTGCCCCTGGTTAACGATAGTCGCTCTTTGCAGTCCGTTGCCTTGACGGTACAAACCCCCCTCAAGCAAGACCATAGCCCCACTAGTTTGCAATTTTTAGATCCACCGGCTCCCCAGGTCTTTTTCCGAGGAACCGTGCGGGTGAGTTATGCCGATGATTTGGGGATGCCTCAACAACGCTATGTCCATTTGGTGCAACGGCGGGGACAGCGGGGAGAACCCTTAGTGACCTTAAACTTGCGGCCCGGAGAACAACGCCCTGTTCAGGTGGACTTCCTCTATCCGCCCGATGCAACCCCACCCCAAGTGCTAACAGTGGCCACGTTGCCCAACCCTAGCTACGGTGGTACGACCCGTATTCCTCCCACCCCTTCCCCTTCTCCCTCCGGTTCTGATGCCCTATCTTTAACGCCATCCAATCCTACCCAGTAA